The Lysobacterales bacterium region CCAGCGGCGACCACACCCTGGTGGTGGTGCCGGGCCAGCGCCCGCCCTCGCCGCCGGATGTGCGCAGCATCGAGGCCGGCGAGGAAGCCGTCGCCCTGGTCGAGCCGACGCCCGCCCCGGGCCTGGGCGCACTCGATGCAGGCGTCGACCGTTCGACCGGGGTGCCGCAGACCACCGAGTTCCCCAAGCTGAGCTTTCCCGCGCTGGAGCGCGCGACGCTGTCCAACGGCGTGCAGGTGGTGCTGGCGCAGCGCCATGACGTGCCGGTGGTGCAGCTCAGCATCGAGTTCCGCGGCGGCTACACCCTGGACCAGGGCCGCACCCTGGGCACCGCCGGCTTCACCATGGGCATGCTCGACGAAGGCGCCGGCGATCTCGATGCGCTGGCCTTCGGCGCGCGCGCCGAATCGCTGGGCGCCAGCATCGGCGCCGGCGCCGGTCTCGACGGCGCCAGCGTCTCGCTGTCGGCGCTGCGCGTGAACCTTGATCCCTCGCTGGATCTGCTGGCGGACACCCTGCTGCGTCCGCGCTTCGACGCCGCTGACATCGAGCGCGTGCGGCAGAGCTGGATCGCCGCCATTCGCCAGGAGAAGGCGCGGCCCAACTCCATCCCGCTGCGCATCCTGCCGCCGGTGCTGTTCGGTGAAGGCCATCCCTATGCCATCCCCTTCAGCGGCACCGGCACCGAGGATTCGATCGCCGCACTGAGCCGCGAGGAGCTGCTGGCGTTCCACCGAGATCAGACCCACCCGGGCCTGGCGACCATCGTCGCGGTCGGCGCCATCACGCTCGATGAGCTGATGCCGCTGCTGGAGAAGCACTTCGCCGAGTGGAAGGCCGACGGCCCCGCACCCGCGGTGCCCACGCTCGCCACCGTGGCATTGCCGCAGGGCCAGCGCGTGTTCCTGGTCGATCAGCCCGGCGCGATCCAGGCCAACATCCTCGCCGGCCAGCTGGTGGCACCCACCCAGGATCCGCGCTCGATCGAGTTCGACGTCGCCAACGGCGTGCTCGGCGGCACCTTCTCCTCGCGCCTCAACATGAATCTGCGCGAGGACAAGAGCTGGTCCTACGGCAGCTACAGCTTCGTGCCGGCGGCACTCGGGCAGCGCCCCTGGATCGTCTCGGCCCCAGTGCAGATCGACCGCACGGTCGATTCGATCGCCGAGATCAAGCGCGAGCTGCGCGAGTTCACCGGCGCGCGACCGGCCAGCGCCGAAGAAGTCGAGAAGATCAAGGCCCGCAACGTGCGCGCGATGCCTGGCTCGTTCGAGAGCGCGGGCGCGGTGCTCGGCCAAGTCAGCGGCATCCTGCGCTACAAGCGCCCGGACGACTGGCCGCTGCAGTACCAGACCCTGCAGGAAGCGATGACCCTGGACCAGGTCCGCAGCGCCGCCGGCGTGATCCAGCCGGACGCCCTGACCTGGGTGATCGTCGGCGACTTGAGCAAGATCGAACAGCCGGTGCGCGAACTGTTTGGCGCGTCGGTGCCGGTGCAGGTGCTGGATGCGGACGGGGAACTCGTGAAGTGACGGCTCGCGGCTGAGCTGTTCCGCAGAGTGCTTGAAACGCAAACGCCGCCGCAGAGATCCGGCGGCGTTTGTTTTTTGCGCATGTCTGCCAGGGCGAGATGTTTCGCGCTCAGCAGAGCGATGCCGTGAGAGCGCGAGACAAGGAATTCGTAAAGGGCAGCGAGGGGGCGTTGCCACGCTAAGCGAGCCTAGGCCCAAGACCCGCTCCAAGCTCCGCGTTTGCCCTGGGCTGCCCGCTCGGGCGCTCCCACGACGGCCAGATCGTTTGGATCCCTGCGCCGACGTTGCGGCCACGATGGCCCACCGTGCGTTGGGGTCATGTCGGAACCGACACTGCGAAAGCGCCGGTTGAAGTCGGGCTCCGGCTCACGCGTTCTGCGCCGCGCCCAGATATGCCAGCCATGACGTAGACGGCGGGTACGTCCAATGCCACAGGCGTCCTCTCGCCTTGACAGGGCCCTTGTCCGCTGGTCAAGTCGCGCGCTCGCTCTCGCGCCAGCTCAACGTCCCGCGCGTGTTTCACGCCGCCGGGTCTGGCTCGGCGCGCCCTGCCCCGTCGAGTTGCCTCATGCCTGAAGCGATCAATCCCAAGACTGCGTATCTTCTCGTCCTGCTGCTGATCTTCGCCCTGCCGTGGCTGTTCTGGCGCTTGGCCCGCACGGACGACGTTGCGCCTCTGCCGGTCGTGCAGATTGTGGCGGGCATCCTGCTGGGGCCGGGCATTGCCGGCGCGCTGTTCCCCGCAGCGCACGATGCGCTGTTCACGCCCACGGTCATCGACAACCTCAACGGCATCGCGTTCTGGGCGGTGATCGTGTTCCTGTGGCTGGCTGGGATCGAGCTGGACCTCAAGAAGGCCTGGGTCGGCCGCCGCGAAACCGCCGTCACGGCGGGGCTGGCGCTGCTCCTGCCGCTGCTGTTGGGGGCTGTGACTGCGCACTTCTTGCTGCTCTGGCAGCCGGGCCTGATTGGCCCCAAGGCGTCGGAGTGGCAGTTCGTCGCCGGCGTCGGCATGGGCTGCGCCGTGACGGCGCTGCCGATTCTGATGCTGCTGATGGAGAAGCTCGGCATTCTGCGCACGCCGCTCGGTCAGCGCGTGCTGCGCTACGCCAGCCTGGACGACATCGCGATCTGGGTGGTGCTGGCTCTGATCCTGGTCGATGCCGATCGGCTGCTGCACCAGCTGGGCTTTCTGGTGGCGTTCGCGGTGCTTGCGCCCTGGGTGCGGCGCGGCCTGCGCCGGGTCGGCGATGTCGATCGCTGGGCGCTGGGCCTGGTCTGGCTGCTGGCCTGCGCGCTGGCGTCCGATGTCGCGGGCCTGCACTT contains the following coding sequences:
- a CDS encoding insulinase family protein, producing the protein MRLPSTKPLAVALLSALLGVSLVACTPAERVRGDVAASSAKTEIALPVDIPYETFTLPNGLRVVVHTDRKAPIVAVNVWYHVGSKDEPAGKTGFAHLFEHLMFQGSENYKGEFFEPFEQVGATGQNGTTNTDRTNYFQNVPTTALDMALWMESDRMGHFLGAIDQALLDEQRGVVQNEKRQGENQPYGQAWERLSKAMYPEGHPYSWSVIGSMADLNAATLDDVRNWFRTWYGPNNAVLVLAGDIDVETAREKVTRYFGDIPPGPVTTQPKVDVAKREASTREVLPDRVPQVRVYRAWNVAEATDADADRLQLVSQLLGGSSTSRLDRRLVHTDKLADSASSFLLGGQLGSRLLVFVDVKQGVEPETVERVLDEEIARLLNEGISDEELAQARTVFEASFIRGIERVGGFGGKSDVLAQCTVYTGNPGCFRDEMRTILAATPSELQATAQRWLSSGDHTLVVVPGQRPPSPPDVRSIEAGEEAVALVEPTPAPGLGALDAGVDRSTGVPQTTEFPKLSFPALERATLSNGVQVVLAQRHDVPVVQLSIEFRGGYTLDQGRTLGTAGFTMGMLDEGAGDLDALAFGARAESLGASIGAGAGLDGASVSLSALRVNLDPSLDLLADTLLRPRFDAADIERVRQSWIAAIRQEKARPNSIPLRILPPVLFGEGHPYAIPFSGTGTEDSIAALSREELLAFHRDQTHPGLATIVAVGAITLDELMPLLEKHFAEWKADGPAPAVPTLATVALPQGQRVFLVDQPGAIQANILAGQLVAPTQDPRSIEFDVANGVLGGTFSSRLNMNLREDKSWSYGSYSFVPAALGQRPWIVSAPVQIDRTVDSIAEIKRELREFTGARPASAEEVEKIKARNVRAMPGSFESAGAVLGQVSGILRYKRPDDWPLQYQTLQEAMTLDQVRSAAGVIQPDALTWVIVGDLSKIEQPVRELFGASVPVQVLDADGELVK
- a CDS encoding cation:proton antiporter — its product is MPEAINPKTAYLLVLLLIFALPWLFWRLARTDDVAPLPVVQIVAGILLGPGIAGALFPAAHDALFTPTVIDNLNGIAFWAVIVFLWLAGIELDLKKAWVGRRETAVTAGLALLLPLLLGAVTAHFLLLWQPGLIGPKASEWQFVAGVGMGCAVTALPILMLLMEKLGILRTPLGQRVLRYASLDDIAIWVVLALILVDADRLLHQLGFLVAFAVLAPWVRRGLRRVGDVDRWALGLVWLLACALASDVAGLHFMVGAFLAGVIIDREWFKEEHYDLVRHHVLLLMMPVFFLSTGLRTEWDAGGATVFIVAAALLAASVAGKLAGVRIAGRLLGWKPGEAQLIGWLLQTKALIEIIFATILLDKGVISADAFTALLLMAVTSTVLTIPMVRKRAPALAEAARGD